A window of the Syntrophothermus lipocalidus DSM 12680 genome harbors these coding sequences:
- a CDS encoding KOW domain-containing RNA-binding protein, with amino-acid sequence MSEENLVGRLVYSKAGRDQGRPLLVIRVIDNRLVLVVDGDLRTVEKPKIKNLRHLQTTNRVASAIVEKMARGDPLSNSEVRKAIEDLLYRDSGGGGLEDG; translated from the coding sequence ATGTCCGAAGAAAACCTGGTAGGCAGGTTGGTATATTCCAAGGCTGGTAGGGACCAAGGGCGGCCCTTGTTAGTAATAAGAGTCATCGACAACAGACTGGTTTTGGTGGTGGATGGCGATTTGCGAACGGTAGAAAAACCTAAGATTAAGAACCTGAGGCACCTGCAGACAACTAATCGCGTTGCATCAGCCATTGTAGAAAAGATGGCGCGGGGTGATCCGTTGAGTAACTCTGAGGTTAGGAAAGCCATCGAAGATTTACTCTATCGAGACTCAGGGGGGGGAGGACTGGAGGATGGCTAA
- the map gene encoding type I methionyl aminopeptidase: MILLKTERELALMRRAGRAVAITLEEIRMSVKPGITTGYLDGLAEKTLRKLGATPAFKGYQGFPAVICASINEEVVHGIPGPRKLKNGDIIKIDMGAVVEGYFGDAAITVPVGEASPEAAELIRVTEECLYKGIEQARVGKRLGDISHAVQRTAESHGYSVVRDYVGHGIGSRMHEDPPVPNYGRPSRGPLLRAGMTLAIEPMVNLGTYEVYVKEDQWTVVTRDGKLSAHFEHTVAITPEGPLILTVG, from the coding sequence ATGATATTGCTTAAGACCGAACGCGAACTGGCCCTCATGCGGAGAGCAGGACGCGCGGTTGCCATAACCTTAGAAGAGATAAGGATGTCAGTCAAACCCGGGATTACTACTGGCTACCTGGATGGACTTGCAGAGAAAACGTTGCGCAAATTAGGGGCCACCCCTGCGTTTAAAGGGTATCAAGGCTTTCCCGCAGTTATATGTGCCTCCATCAACGAGGAGGTAGTGCATGGGATTCCAGGTCCGAGAAAGCTTAAAAACGGGGATATTATCAAAATCGACATGGGTGCAGTGGTCGAAGGGTATTTCGGAGACGCTGCCATTACAGTCCCAGTGGGGGAAGCATCACCTGAGGCAGCAGAGCTCATTCGTGTTACAGAGGAGTGCCTTTACAAAGGTATCGAGCAGGCGAGAGTGGGTAAGCGTCTAGGTGACATCTCACACGCTGTTCAAAGAACAGCCGAGTCTCATGGGTATTCGGTAGTCCGGGACTACGTGGGGCACGGTATCGGCAGCAGAATGCATGAAGATCCTCCCGTTCCCAATTACGGACGGCCGTCACGAGGACCGCTACTGCGAGCTGGCATGACCCTGGCGATAGAGCCCATGGTGAACCTGGGTACGTACGAGGTATATGTCAAGGAGGATCAGTGGACAGTCGTTACACGCGATGGCAAGCTATCAGCTCATTTCGAGCATACGGTGGCTATAACTCCGGAAGGTCCTCTTATTCTCACCGTGGGTTAA
- a CDS encoding adenylate kinase has translation MNVVLMGPPGAGKGTQAEMIVQTFGISHISTGDMFREAVAKGTELGKKAKEYMDAGKLVPDEVTIGIIAERLKQADCAQGFLMDGFPRTVKQADALADILNQMGRRLDLVINIDVPTDVLIERMTGRLTCPNCKTVYHKVFNPPQIEGVCDKCGTLLQQRSDDTATDTVIKRLQVYAEETNPLLQYYEQRGLLVNVDGQRDRSEVFSEISVYLEKLK, from the coding sequence ATGAACGTAGTATTGATGGGCCCTCCCGGGGCAGGCAAGGGAACGCAGGCAGAGATGATTGTACAGACCTTCGGTATATCTCATATCTCTACCGGGGATATGTTCAGGGAGGCGGTAGCCAAGGGAACCGAACTGGGGAAAAAGGCGAAGGAGTATATGGACGCCGGGAAATTGGTGCCGGACGAGGTCACTATAGGCATCATAGCAGAAAGGCTAAAGCAGGCAGATTGTGCACAGGGATTTTTGATGGACGGGTTTCCTCGCACTGTAAAACAGGCCGATGCGCTCGCAGACATTTTGAACCAGATGGGTCGCAGGTTAGACCTGGTGATAAACATTGATGTCCCGACCGATGTTCTGATTGAACGCATGACCGGCCGCCTGACTTGTCCTAACTGCAAAACAGTTTATCACAAGGTTTTTAACCCACCGCAAATAGAAGGAGTCTGTGATAAATGCGGTACCCTTTTACAGCAACGTAGTGACGATACCGCAACCGATACAGTAATCAAGCGACTCCAGGTCTATGCAGAGGAAACCAACCCTCTGCTCCAATACTATGAGCAGCGTGGCTTATTAGTCAACGTGGACGGACAGCGAGACCGTAGTGAGGTCTTCAGTGAAATCTCGGTTTACTTGGAGAAGTTAAAATGA
- the secY gene encoding preprotein translocase subunit SecY — MFGSFQQALKGGDLRNKLLFTLGMLLVFRLGAHIPVPGINADVFAKLLTNQLFGFYDIISGGAFKRFSIFAMSITPYINASIIMQLLTVVIPKLEQLQKEGEEGRKKITQYVRYGTVILGFIQAIGMAIAMGRYPGVLHKPGIGAYLIIAISLTAGTALLMWIGEMITEKGIGNGISLIIFAGIVARIPSGLNTMVELLKAGTIGFFNILSFVVIALVIISALVAVNEGQRRIPIQYAKRVVGRRVYGGQSTFLPLRVNMGGVIPIIFGMSIMMFPATIASWFPKSGVSTFINTYFHFGTVLYNILYALLIFFFTYFYVAIIFNPADVADNIKKYGGFIPGIRPGRPTADYIDRVLSRLTFAGGIFLAFIAILPNFVIKVTGITSLYFGGTALLIVVGVALDTMKQLEAHLLLRSYEGFVK; from the coding sequence TTGTTCGGTTCGTTCCAACAGGCCTTAAAAGGAGGGGACCTCCGCAACAAGTTATTATTCACCCTGGGAATGTTGCTGGTGTTCAGACTGGGAGCACATATCCCGGTTCCCGGCATTAACGCCGATGTCTTCGCCAAACTACTCACTAACCAATTGTTTGGCTTCTATGACATAATTTCCGGAGGAGCGTTCAAGCGGTTTAGTATTTTCGCTATGAGTATAACCCCTTATATAAACGCTTCCATTATCATGCAGCTCTTGACCGTAGTAATACCTAAATTAGAACAGCTGCAAAAGGAAGGAGAAGAAGGACGTAAGAAAATAACGCAGTACGTCCGGTACGGCACGGTTATACTCGGATTTATCCAGGCCATAGGGATGGCCATTGCGATGGGGAGGTATCCTGGCGTTTTGCACAAGCCGGGCATCGGTGCTTACCTCATAATAGCTATCAGTCTTACTGCTGGTACTGCTCTCCTGATGTGGATAGGTGAAATGATCACCGAGAAAGGCATAGGGAATGGTATTTCTCTAATAATCTTCGCCGGAATTGTTGCCCGTATACCCAGCGGTTTAAACACCATGGTTGAACTACTAAAGGCTGGAACCATCGGGTTTTTTAACATTCTTTCCTTTGTGGTTATCGCATTGGTCATCATTAGCGCGCTGGTAGCCGTTAACGAAGGACAACGACGAATCCCGATACAGTACGCGAAGCGCGTCGTCGGAAGACGGGTTTATGGAGGCCAGAGCACATTCTTGCCCTTGCGGGTGAACATGGGCGGGGTTATTCCCATAATCTTCGGAATGTCAATCATGATGTTTCCGGCTACCATTGCTTCCTGGTTTCCCAAGTCAGGCGTGAGCACCTTCATAAACACTTATTTCCATTTTGGTACCGTCCTGTACAATATACTGTACGCCTTGCTAATATTCTTTTTTACCTACTTTTACGTAGCTATAATCTTCAATCCCGCCGACGTGGCGGACAACATCAAGAAATACGGGGGATTTATCCCTGGTATTAGACCGGGGCGTCCCACTGCCGATTACATTGACAGGGTACTCTCTCGGTTGACTTTTGCAGGCGGAATCTTCCTGGCGTTCATAGCTATCTTGCCTAACTTTGTTATCAAAGTAACCGGGATTACTAGCCTATATTTTGGCGGTACTGCCTTGCTCATTGTGGTAGGGGTAGCTTTGGACACCATGAAGCAGCTGGAAGCTCATCTGTTGCTCAGGAGTTATGAAGGTTTTGTCAAGTAG